The Pantoea phytobeneficialis genome has a segment encoding these proteins:
- a CDS encoding GNAT family N-acetyltransferase: MQLKVTESVTHQDLDEVRLGLNAFNSRFINVDEIKSIGVFVTDTDGKKLAGLTGSTSGNWLRIDMLWVSDALRGQGVGSKLIGAAEEEARARGCCYAQVDTASFQARPFYEKLGYTLRFSLDNYPRHHQRHYLSKTL, encoded by the coding sequence ATGCAACTTAAGGTCACGGAAAGCGTCACTCATCAGGATCTCGATGAGGTTCGCCTCGGGCTGAATGCGTTTAACAGCCGCTTTATCAATGTCGATGAAATCAAATCGATTGGCGTGTTTGTTACCGATACCGACGGGAAAAAACTGGCGGGACTGACCGGATCCACCAGTGGCAACTGGTTGCGTATTGATATGCTATGGGTCAGTGACGCGCTGCGCGGGCAGGGAGTGGGCAGCAAACTGATAGGCGCTGCGGAAGAAGAGGCGCGCGCGCGCGGCTGCTGTTATGCTCAGGTGGATACGGCCAGCTTCCAGGCACGACCCTTCTACGAAAAGCTCGGTTACACCTTACGCTTTAGCCTGGATAACTATCCACGGCATCATCAGCGCCACTATCTCAGCAAAACCCTCTGA
- a CDS encoding DUF883 family protein, with the protein MTGKAEAKLNEAAGAVEEKVGEVTGSRRRRFKGAARRYPAQASYVAQDAADCVIKSVRENPVTGIAIAASVGVVIGFLLGRK; encoded by the coding sequence ATGACTGGAAAAGCGGAAGCAAAATTGAATGAAGCCGCGGGTGCGGTGGAAGAAAAAGTGGGTGAAGTCACTGGATCACGCCGACGTCGGTTCAAAGGTGCAGCACGGCGCTACCCGGCGCAGGCCAGCTATGTCGCCCAGGATGCTGCCGATTGTGTGATTAAAAGCGTGCGCGAAAATCCGGTGACCGGAATAGCCATCGCCGCCAGTGTCGGTGTGGTGATCGGTTTCTTACTGGGGCGCAAGTAA
- the emtA gene encoding membrane-bound lytic murein transglycosylase EmtA, with protein sequence MQHSVKIRLLMLSALLLAGCASEPQTVVTPEKNTPLTQAPPSKLNDAWSMFTEDAASHYGVDEKLISAIISVESGGNPSVISRSNAVGLMQIKASTAGRAVYRAQGRRGQPTSSELRDPAKNIDIGAAYIRILQESELAGIRDPLTLRYATIVSYANGAGALLRTFSRDRDRAIAMINAMTPDEFYQHVQNKHPAAQAPRYLWKVTTAYRTIS encoded by the coding sequence ATCCAACATTCAGTGAAAATCCGACTACTTATGCTCTCTGCGTTATTGCTGGCGGGCTGTGCCAGCGAACCGCAGACCGTGGTAACACCAGAGAAGAATACACCTTTAACCCAGGCTCCACCGTCAAAACTCAATGACGCCTGGTCAATGTTTACTGAAGATGCCGCCAGTCATTATGGCGTTGATGAAAAGCTTATCAGCGCCATTATTAGTGTCGAATCAGGGGGTAACCCCAGCGTGATCAGCCGATCAAATGCGGTCGGACTGATGCAGATCAAAGCCTCAACGGCGGGCCGTGCGGTGTATCGCGCCCAGGGCCGTCGTGGTCAGCCCACTTCATCCGAGTTACGCGACCCGGCAAAAAACATCGATATTGGCGCGGCCTATATCCGTATTTTGCAGGAATCGGAATTGGCAGGTATTCGTGATCCACTGACTCTGCGTTACGCCACTATTGTTTCCTATGCTAACGGTGCCGGCGCGCTGCTGCGAACCTTCTCACGCGACCGCGATCGTGCCATTGCAATGATCAATGCGATGACGCCGGACGAGTTCTATCAGCACGTACAGAACAAACATCCGGCAGCCCAGGCGCCGCGCTATTTGTGGAAAGTCACCACCGCGTATCGCACCATCAGTTAA
- a CDS encoding D-ribose ABC transporter substrate-binding protein produces MKASLVKVTLLASLLTLSAASQAADKGLLAIITPSHDNPFFKAEADGAQAKAKALGYTTLVASHDDDVNKQNQLIETAIARKAKAIILDNAGADATVGPVQKAKDAGIPTFLIDREINKTGVAVAQIVSNNYQGAQLGAQKFAKLLGGKGDYVELLGKESDTNAGVRSQGYHDVLDDYGDMKMVAQQSANWSQTEAFSRMETILQKNPNIVGVISGNDTMALGAEAALKAAGKTNVIVVGFDGSDYTRDSILNKGNIKATVLQPGWDQAQMAVEQADYYLTHGKAQKEEKQLMDCVLIDDSNAAKLKNFRLAQ; encoded by the coding sequence ATGAAAGCATCCCTCGTCAAAGTTACCCTGCTGGCTTCACTCCTGACGTTATCTGCGGCCTCACAGGCGGCAGATAAGGGCCTGCTGGCCATTATTACCCCGTCACACGATAACCCCTTTTTTAAAGCCGAAGCCGATGGTGCGCAGGCAAAGGCAAAAGCGCTGGGCTACACCACGTTGGTGGCCTCGCACGATGATGACGTCAACAAACAAAACCAGTTGATTGAAACCGCCATCGCGCGCAAAGCCAAAGCGATCATCCTCGACAACGCCGGGGCGGATGCCACGGTAGGGCCGGTACAGAAGGCTAAAGATGCTGGTATCCCCACGTTCCTGATTGACCGCGAAATTAACAAGACCGGCGTGGCGGTGGCGCAAATCGTCTCCAACAACTATCAGGGTGCTCAACTCGGTGCGCAGAAGTTCGCCAAGCTGCTGGGCGGAAAAGGGGATTACGTTGAGCTGCTGGGCAAAGAATCTGACACCAACGCGGGTGTGCGTTCACAGGGCTACCACGATGTGCTGGATGACTACGGCGACATGAAGATGGTGGCGCAGCAGAGTGCCAACTGGAGCCAGACGGAAGCCTTCAGCCGCATGGAAACCATTTTGCAGAAGAACCCGAATATCGTCGGCGTGATCTCCGGTAACGACACGATGGCGCTTGGCGCTGAAGCGGCGTTGAAAGCCGCAGGTAAAACCAACGTCATTGTGGTGGGTTTTGACGGTAGCGATTACACCCGCGACTCGATCCTGAATAAAGGCAATATCAAAGCCACGGTGCTCCAGCCGGGCTGGGATCAGGCACAAATGGCGGTGGAGCAGGCGGATTATTACCTGACGCACGGCAAAGCGCAGAAAGAAGAGAAACAGCTGATGGATTGCGTGCTGATCGACGACAGCAATGCCGCGAAGCTGAAAAACTTCCGTCTGGCGCAGTAA
- a CDS encoding DUF2291 family protein: MKGRATGVIIMAALALMLTACTVVDLDANGNPIMPKDPHAKPGYTNQTPQQIAEESWQSRVAQPAEKQALSWGDMETKSHTLKAGTSESVFVRAGGTVTALDSSNDRERVLTVTVNGKPVKVLIGPVLRSNAIRDAAGFRFEEFTNQVQYAQLTKALNRHAVKQLPTVDSSWQGKPVQMLLAVTMGPGTVDEVVAIQLQQGNG, encoded by the coding sequence ATGAAGGGCAGAGCGACAGGCGTAATCATCATGGCGGCACTGGCGTTGATGCTGACGGCGTGCACGGTGGTGGATCTCGACGCAAACGGCAATCCCATCATGCCGAAAGATCCCCACGCCAAACCCGGCTATACCAATCAGACGCCGCAGCAGATCGCCGAGGAGAGCTGGCAAAGTCGGGTGGCACAGCCCGCAGAAAAACAGGCGCTCAGCTGGGGCGATATGGAAACCAAAAGCCATACGCTGAAAGCGGGCACCAGCGAAAGCGTGTTTGTGCGCGCGGGCGGCACCGTGACGGCACTGGATAGCAGTAACGATCGTGAGCGTGTGCTGACTGTCACCGTCAACGGCAAACCGGTCAAGGTGCTGATTGGCCCGGTGTTGCGTAGCAACGCCATCCGTGATGCCGCCGGTTTCCGCTTTGAGGAGTTCACCAATCAGGTGCAGTACGCACAGCTGACCAAAGCGTTAAACCGTCATGCGGTGAAACAACTGCCCACGGTGGACAGTAGCTGGCAAGGCAAACCGGTGCAGATGTTGCTGGCGGTGACGATGGGGCCGGGCACGGTCGATGAAGTGGTGGCGATCCAGCTGCAACAGGGGAATGGATGA
- a CDS encoding Ppx/GppA phosphatase family protein gives MRLVVRVVVLFFAVFLPSLAFADNCWQTRAGIDMGSGTTKIAVTEVNICQHQLGKVLFEDQRPVGYNDALARSGNNQLDEAIQQQGLTALQQLVTQARRYHPQRISGVATAVFRSASNGQAVIDRFNQQAGVQLKIISQQQEAELGFRSAKAALHDPTLRDNDLLVWDIGGGSMQMTAWRDQSGKTVSDVYQGKLASVTLKNFIVDVLKNQPSATSPNPIGSWRPSVLRFVEFYAHNDVPPQIKQDLATRRVIGIGGVHGFSIKNQLKIKDNRYDLATLEQVAKQQVWKGDSELTGDYRATDVSNLLLVEGYMRALGIKDVTVVKASLIQGVVLE, from the coding sequence ATGCGACTTGTGGTACGCGTTGTAGTGCTGTTTTTTGCCGTATTTCTGCCTTCACTGGCCTTTGCTGATAACTGCTGGCAAACCCGCGCCGGAATCGATATGGGATCCGGTACCACCAAAATTGCCGTGACTGAAGTGAATATCTGCCAGCATCAATTGGGCAAAGTGCTGTTTGAAGATCAGCGCCCGGTGGGTTACAACGATGCGCTGGCACGTTCCGGCAACAATCAACTGGATGAAGCGATCCAACAACAGGGATTGACTGCCTTGCAGCAGTTAGTCACCCAGGCTCGGCGCTATCACCCGCAGCGTATCAGCGGTGTCGCCACTGCGGTGTTCCGTTCTGCCAGTAACGGCCAGGCGGTGATTGACCGTTTTAATCAGCAAGCGGGTGTACAACTCAAAATCATCAGCCAGCAGCAGGAAGCCGAACTGGGGTTCCGTTCTGCTAAAGCGGCACTGCATGACCCGACATTACGCGATAACGACCTGCTGGTATGGGACATCGGCGGCGGCTCGATGCAGATGACTGCCTGGCGTGACCAGTCAGGTAAGACGGTTTCCGACGTTTATCAAGGTAAACTCGCCTCGGTCACGCTGAAGAACTTTATCGTCGATGTATTAAAAAACCAGCCATCTGCCACCTCTCCCAATCCAATTGGCTCCTGGCGCCCTTCCGTACTGCGCTTTGTCGAGTTTTACGCCCACAACGATGTCCCGCCGCAGATTAAACAAGATCTCGCTACGCGCCGGGTGATCGGGATCGGCGGCGTACACGGTTTCTCGATTAAGAATCAACTGAAAATCAAAGATAATCGCTATGACCTGGCGACTCTGGAACAGGTAGCAAAACAGCAGGTATGGAAAGGTGACAGCGAACTCACGGGCGATTACCGCGCTACCGATGTCAGCAATTTGCTGTTGGTGGAAGGCTATATGCGCGCCCTTGGCATTAAGGATGTCACTGTCGTTAAAGCCAGCCTGATTCAGGGCGTCGTACTGGAATAA
- a CDS encoding DUF4186 domain-containing protein: MRDENALFARLAQSTFRSRFHLGPKERQYCLDKGPEIIGQHAADFIARRLADAEPQNDGKQTPMRGHPVFIAQHATATCCRGCLAKWHGIAAHQPLSTDQQQYIVRIIHRWLSGEMNR; the protein is encoded by the coding sequence ATGAGAGATGAAAACGCGCTCTTTGCTCGCCTGGCACAATCGACCTTTCGCAGTCGCTTTCACCTGGGGCCAAAGGAGCGGCAGTATTGCCTGGATAAAGGGCCGGAGATAATCGGCCAGCATGCGGCGGATTTTATTGCGCGTCGCCTGGCGGATGCTGAGCCACAAAACGACGGGAAACAGACGCCAATGCGAGGTCATCCGGTGTTTATCGCCCAACACGCGACCGCAACCTGCTGTCGAGGGTGTTTGGCAAAATGGCATGGTATTGCGGCACATCAGCCGCTATCGACAGACCAGCAGCAATACATCGTACGCATTATCCACCGCTGGTTGTCAGGAGAAATGAATCGCTAA
- a CDS encoding MBL fold metallo-hydrolase: protein MKPLYEDLWISTPEFPADNAESDLMMHGFMLRHPRGNLLIGRVENQLDHEVLADVGGVIRHYLTHWHEAAPGALMIQQRFNSALYCHNRALGPVSLIIEPDDTFSQQEVHFGDFHLLPTPGHTPGSSSYLYHSPLGRTYLFVGDTLTREHNRWISVLVPESNPAELLQSLDLYRSLRPDVVLMSTTRGHLSWQKMTLKSWLAAIDEAEQAPLDLRQRPPG from the coding sequence TTGAAGCCGCTTTACGAGGACTTGTGGATCTCCACACCCGAATTTCCCGCAGACAATGCGGAAAGTGACCTGATGATGCATGGGTTTATGTTGCGCCATCCGCGCGGCAACCTGTTGATTGGTCGGGTCGAAAACCAGCTCGATCATGAGGTGCTGGCCGATGTGGGTGGCGTGATTCGTCATTATCTTACCCACTGGCATGAGGCTGCTCCCGGCGCGCTGATGATTCAGCAGCGCTTTAACAGCGCGTTATATTGCCACAACCGGGCGCTCGGTCCGGTCAGCCTGATCATTGAGCCGGATGATACCTTCAGCCAGCAGGAGGTCCACTTTGGTGATTTCCATCTGCTTCCTACCCCAGGACATACCCCAGGCAGCAGCAGCTACCTTTATCATTCGCCGCTGGGTCGCACCTATCTGTTTGTTGGCGATACGCTGACGCGCGAACATAATCGCTGGATTAGCGTTCTGGTACCGGAAAGCAATCCGGCTGAATTATTACAATCACTCGATCTCTACCGTTCATTACGCCCGGATGTGGTGCTGATGAGCACCACCCGCGGCCATCTGTCATGGCAGAAAATGACGCTGAAAAGTTGGTTAGCGGCGATCGACGAAGCAGAACAGGCACCGCTGGATTTACGCCAGCGGCCGCCTGGTTAA
- a CDS encoding glycoside hydrolase family 18 protein: MKKLSIIAIATLSAIYGSNVFAVEVTPEESGKISADLHGSAGEVSRHRGERLKTKIQWKAWSNDMEGLHPHSPKNYQVYKVEYAKPGDIYPSSGNSNEMILKENENGFAANLEKNVPFQLNSNKIVGMYYDEWAYWERSFSADLVPAKNLTHIFWSFLGLCDFGAQRPGNVTLPSTGNTGLVAEGNERGQKILKGMCGQGNLPTESGDTSWQGNDTPAKQQGDFNVTRYDPQASYYGLKALERMKKANPQLNVMVSIGGWSMSAPFHAMVETKEGRDIFVNSVMNFLSENPFVDGIDLDWEFVGSTGPSAMGNLATDGYQKEKERYTALVKELRKAMDAKYSGAQRKQLSAAVSASPAKLAAIDFNSLKDDFDFINIMTYDMYGAFARNPGHQAAVYAKPIAGTYYQQGGQDKVKDEAGNIIIDGQGNDMTGEQTQRGFSTEGAVKAILDNNPNFPSEKLVVGAAAYSRGWHSVSVKQEHDKLFWHGIANGEEVSRKGLGSNGSYEHGVTDYRELYDNIISKKQDVYYDKQAEAAYIWKPIAKVNGNPTAQVETFDSQRSVIAKGDLVKKYKLGGMFAWAASNDNGLILNSMNAAVCNKQANGSYYNFSEDYNGVVDTKVIDSQNGVPTKVDESMSGPVAYNFNGQNYCNSSTPEVPETPESQAPTVTLDKTSINVVGTSDYGFGYPVIAGSNQDSVTWKWERIEGNSDIYLKSYDKASAEIVVPKNLFDVSAKFRVTATNGDKKSGEAFVTVNVVKPAVSISGSNTMASANPVKLEAEANFDQVTYAWTLKQGAQVVANGIDQNGQIKAGLAAGDYIAEVTASSVKGARSATQTHAVKVTQEVQNNDQAFINGMKLGLQFKDEGNRYFITGTVASSQTPTSKPNYSWSPMGGTQESTNGLSYFTFSVEKTSSPQLMNLKVDVTAGKETRQLMENFTVPALSGSAGYPAWAYGNNYKAGDVVTHKGKVFECVVAGWCSQTGQWSQLHYEPEVGISWTQAWKYHK; encoded by the coding sequence GTGAAGAAGTTATCAATTATTGCGATAGCGACGCTATCTGCAATTTATGGCAGCAATGTATTTGCAGTTGAAGTAACACCAGAAGAAAGCGGAAAAATCAGTGCCGATCTTCATGGCTCCGCAGGTGAAGTCAGCCGCCATCGTGGTGAGCGACTGAAAACCAAAATCCAGTGGAAAGCCTGGAGTAATGATATGGAAGGGCTGCATCCGCATAGCCCGAAGAACTATCAAGTCTATAAAGTTGAATACGCGAAGCCAGGTGACATTTATCCGTCATCGGGTAACAGCAATGAAATGATTCTCAAAGAGAACGAAAATGGTTTTGCCGCCAATCTGGAAAAGAACGTCCCTTTCCAACTGAACAGCAACAAGATTGTTGGGATGTATTATGACGAGTGGGCCTACTGGGAACGCTCGTTCTCGGCTGATTTAGTTCCGGCCAAAAACCTGACACACATTTTCTGGAGCTTCCTTGGCCTGTGTGACTTTGGTGCACAACGACCCGGCAATGTCACCCTGCCCAGCACCGGCAACACCGGACTGGTAGCAGAAGGTAACGAACGCGGACAGAAAATCCTCAAAGGCATGTGCGGCCAGGGCAACCTGCCGACAGAAAGCGGCGATACCAGCTGGCAAGGCAACGATACCCCGGCTAAACAGCAGGGCGATTTCAATGTCACCCGCTACGATCCGCAAGCGTCTTATTATGGCCTGAAAGCGCTGGAAAGAATGAAGAAAGCGAATCCGCAGCTGAACGTGATGGTCTCCATCGGCGGCTGGTCGATGAGTGCGCCGTTCCATGCGATGGTGGAAACCAAAGAAGGTCGCGATATCTTCGTTAACTCAGTGATGAACTTCCTCAGCGAAAATCCGTTCGTGGATGGTATTGACCTTGACTGGGAATTTGTCGGTTCTACCGGACCGTCAGCGATGGGCAATCTGGCCACCGATGGTTATCAGAAAGAAAAAGAACGCTATACCGCGCTGGTCAAAGAACTGCGTAAAGCGATGGATGCCAAATATAGCGGTGCACAGCGTAAGCAGTTAAGTGCGGCCGTCAGTGCATCACCGGCAAAACTCGCTGCGATCGACTTTAACAGCCTGAAAGATGATTTTGATTTTATCAATATCATGACCTACGACATGTACGGTGCCTTCGCCCGTAACCCGGGTCACCAGGCTGCCGTCTATGCCAAACCGATCGCCGGGACATATTACCAGCAGGGTGGTCAGGATAAAGTCAAAGACGAAGCCGGTAACATCATCATTGATGGCCAGGGCAACGATATGACCGGAGAGCAAACGCAGCGCGGATTCAGCACCGAAGGCGCAGTGAAAGCCATTCTGGACAACAACCCGAACTTCCCATCAGAGAAACTGGTGGTGGGTGCAGCGGCTTATAGCCGTGGCTGGCATAGCGTCAGTGTGAAACAGGAACACGATAAACTGTTCTGGCATGGTATCGCCAACGGTGAAGAAGTGAGTCGTAAGGGGCTTGGTAGCAACGGTTCCTATGAGCATGGCGTGACCGATTATCGTGAGCTGTACGATAACATCATCAGCAAGAAACAGGACGTTTACTACGATAAACAGGCTGAAGCCGCGTATATCTGGAAACCCATCGCTAAAGTCAATGGTAACCCAACCGCACAGGTTGAAACCTTCGATTCCCAACGTTCCGTGATTGCGAAAGGCGACCTGGTGAAGAAATACAAACTGGGTGGTATGTTTGCCTGGGCGGCAAGTAATGACAATGGTTTGATTCTGAACAGTATGAACGCCGCAGTATGTAACAAGCAGGCTAATGGCAGCTACTACAACTTCAGCGAAGATTATAACGGCGTTGTGGATACCAAAGTCATTGATTCACAGAATGGCGTACCGACCAAAGTGGACGAGAGCATGTCCGGTCCCGTCGCGTACAACTTCAACGGTCAGAACTATTGCAACTCAAGCACCCCAGAAGTACCGGAAACTCCGGAAAGCCAGGCACCTACCGTTACACTGGATAAAACCAGCATCAATGTGGTGGGCACCAGTGACTATGGCTTTGGCTACCCGGTAATTGCTGGCAGCAACCAGGATTCTGTGACCTGGAAATGGGAACGCATTGAGGGCAACAGCGATATTTATCTGAAGTCTTACGATAAAGCGTCAGCTGAAATCGTCGTACCGAAAAATCTGTTTGATGTCTCTGCGAAATTCCGTGTAACCGCAACCAATGGCGACAAAAAATCTGGCGAAGCTTTTGTCACCGTGAATGTTGTAAAACCTGCCGTTTCCATTAGTGGTTCGAACACTATGGCCTCAGCAAATCCGGTTAAACTGGAAGCCGAAGCTAACTTTGATCAGGTGACTTATGCATGGACGCTGAAGCAAGGTGCACAAGTCGTTGCCAATGGTATCGATCAGAACGGACAGATCAAAGCGGGTCTGGCTGCGGGAGATTATATTGCTGAGGTGACAGCCAGCAGTGTGAAAGGTGCGCGTTCTGCCACTCAAACACACGCGGTGAAAGTGACTCAGGAAGTGCAGAATAACGATCAGGCATTTATCAATGGCATGAAGTTAGGTCTGCAATTCAAAGACGAAGGCAACAGATACTTCATTACAGGTACAGTAGCATCTTCTCAGACACCAACCAGCAAACCCAATTACTCATGGTCGCCAATGGGTGGTACTCAGGAAAGCACCAACGGACTGTCTTATTTCACCTTCTCAGTGGAAAAAACCAGCAGTCCTCAGCTGATGAATCTGAAGGTGGACGTCACCGCAGGTAAAGAGACGCGTCAGTTGATGGAAAACTTTACGGTTCCGGCGTTATCGGGTTCCGCAGGTTATCCAGCCTGGGCTTATGGCAACAACTACAAAGCCGGTGATGTGGTGACCCACAAAGGCAAAGTGTTTGAGTGCGTGGTAGCAGGCTGGTGTAGCCAGACAGGACAATGGTCTCAGCTGCATTATGAGCCAGAAGTCGGTATCAGCTGGACTCAGGCGTGGAAATACCACAAATAA
- a CDS encoding sugar-binding transcriptional regulator has product MAKQDEQRLMVKIATLYYVEGLKQSDIAQLLKLSQSFVSRILNRSVKEGVVKISVVPPANVFPELEKAIEQTYQLPQAIVVDVPEQASALQIKQAIGSAAAHYLETRLRADELIGISSWSGTIRAMVDALHPLNAPCRGVIQLLGGVGTNGNVQATILTQNLAALLNCPAWLLPSQSIEHSVQDRQRLSVNPDVAVVLEKFEQVDLAIVGIGDLEPSALLRNSGNYYDEEMLRTLAQRGAVGDICLHYFDADGQPVLNTAEDPVIGMELAQVKNCPQVVALAGGKEKAQAIRGALRGGYVKVLIVDYPTARLLVEG; this is encoded by the coding sequence ATGGCAAAACAGGATGAACAGCGGCTGATGGTGAAGATTGCTACCCTTTATTATGTTGAAGGGTTGAAGCAATCGGATATCGCACAGCTACTGAAATTGTCGCAATCCTTTGTTTCACGCATTCTCAATCGCAGCGTAAAGGAAGGCGTAGTAAAGATTAGCGTGGTCCCGCCCGCGAATGTGTTTCCCGAGCTGGAGAAAGCCATCGAGCAGACTTACCAGCTTCCGCAGGCGATCGTCGTCGATGTGCCGGAGCAGGCTTCCGCCTTACAGATTAAACAGGCGATTGGCTCGGCTGCTGCGCACTATCTGGAAACGCGTTTACGTGCCGATGAGTTGATCGGCATCTCCTCTTGGAGCGGGACGATCCGGGCAATGGTGGATGCACTGCATCCGCTTAACGCGCCCTGTCGCGGGGTGATTCAGTTACTCGGCGGTGTCGGCACCAACGGCAATGTTCAGGCTACCATCCTGACACAGAACCTCGCGGCGCTGTTAAATTGCCCGGCATGGCTGCTGCCATCACAATCGATTGAACATTCGGTGCAGGACCGTCAGCGCTTGTCGGTGAATCCCGATGTTGCCGTGGTGCTGGAGAAATTCGAGCAGGTGGATCTGGCGATTGTCGGCATTGGCGATCTGGAGCCTTCCGCGCTGTTGCGTAATTCCGGCAACTACTACGATGAAGAGATGTTACGCACCCTCGCCCAACGTGGCGCGGTGGGTGATATCTGTCTGCATTACTTTGACGCTGATGGGCAGCCCGTCCTGAACACCGCTGAAGATCCGGTGATTGGTATGGAGCTGGCACAGGTGAAAAATTGCCCGCAGGTGGTAGCACTGGCGGGTGGCAAGGAGAAAGCTCAGGCTATTCGTGGTGCGTTGCGCGGGGGCTATGTGAAGGTGCTGATTGTGGATTATCCCACCGCAAGGTTGTTGGTGGAGGGGTAA
- the ldcA gene encoding muramoyltetrapeptide carboxypeptidase, with protein MVAPRSIRLIAPSGYCHNQDAAQRAVTRLQAEGHHIDNQIAIARRFQRFAGSDQQRLDDVNQLASLSTLPDIVLAVRGGYGASRLLDNVDYVGLQRQLLNQPVALCGHSDFTALQLALLTQTGLITFSGPMLAGNFGAETLSDFTVSHFWQALTSPTVKLHWRSSSPDEGRWQGTLWGGNLAMICSLIGTPWLPQIEDGILVIEDVNEHPFRIERMLIQLHQSGILARQKAIVTGSFTSTTLSDYDNGFNFESVWQRVRDEYQLPVISDLAFGHGADTVTLPLGASTSLQIQHGEAQFAFTGHPTLR; from the coding sequence ATGGTTGCCCCCCGTTCGATACGTCTGATCGCCCCTTCCGGTTATTGCCACAATCAGGATGCTGCCCAACGCGCCGTGACACGTTTACAGGCAGAAGGCCACCATATCGACAATCAAATCGCCATCGCCCGTCGCTTTCAGCGTTTTGCCGGAAGCGATCAGCAGCGGCTGGATGACGTCAATCAACTGGCCTCACTCAGCACCTTGCCGGACATCGTGCTGGCGGTACGTGGCGGCTATGGCGCATCGCGTTTGCTGGATAATGTCGATTATGTGGGTCTACAGCGCCAGTTGCTGAATCAGCCGGTCGCCTTGTGCGGCCACAGTGACTTTACCGCGCTGCAACTGGCACTGCTGACGCAAACCGGGTTGATCACCTTCAGTGGGCCGATGCTGGCTGGTAATTTCGGCGCAGAGACATTATCTGATTTTACCGTTTCGCACTTTTGGCAAGCGCTGACTTCACCTACAGTCAAGTTACACTGGCGCAGCAGCAGCCCGGATGAAGGCCGCTGGCAGGGCACCTTGTGGGGCGGTAATCTGGCAATGATCTGTTCGCTGATTGGCACCCCCTGGCTGCCACAGATTGAAGACGGCATTCTGGTGATCGAGGATGTTAACGAACATCCGTTCCGCATTGAACGCATGCTGATTCAGCTGCATCAAAGCGGCATTCTGGCACGGCAAAAAGCCATCGTGACCGGCAGCTTCACCAGTACCACCCTGTCGGATTACGACAATGGTTTCAATTTCGAGAGCGTCTGGCAACGCGTGCGGGATGAGTATCAACTGCCGGTGATCAGCGATTTGGCCTTTGGTCACGGCGCTGACACCGTTACGCTTCCCCTCGGCGCTAGCACCAGTTTGCAGATTCAGCACGGAGAAGCCCAGTTCGCCTTTACCGGCCACCCGACATTGCGCTAA
- a CDS encoding DUF2767 family protein has product MKRDVLSEDDYDEVCRVIGDAVIVLAECGHETKREEITSLLKRTRQHRAHDERDEQRMLEHAIRLVKPS; this is encoded by the coding sequence ATGAAACGTGACGTATTAAGTGAAGACGATTACGACGAAGTTTGCCGGGTAATTGGTGATGCGGTGATTGTGCTGGCGGAGTGCGGGCACGAAACCAAAAGGGAAGAGATCACCAGCCTGCTAAAGCGTACTCGCCAGCATCGCGCCCATGATGAACGCGATGAACAACGTATGCTGGAACATGCTATCCGGCTGGTAAAACCGTCCTGA
- a CDS encoding YgdI/YgdR family lipoprotein, translated as MKKTLFLIGTFSLGLLLAGCASDHVMHTNDGQTIVTEGKPVVDKDTGMITYKDIYGKEQQINQSQIKDMSSVDN; from the coding sequence ATGAAAAAAACACTGTTTCTGATTGGTACTTTTAGTCTGGGCCTGCTGCTGGCCGGTTGCGCATCTGACCATGTGATGCACACCAATGATGGTCAAACCATTGTCACCGAGGGTAAACCGGTGGTTGATAAAGATACTGGCATGATTACTTACAAAGATATCTACGGTAAGGAGCAGCAGATAAATCAAAGCCAGATCAAAGACATGTCTTCAGTCGATAATTGA